A single Macaca fascicularis isolate 582-1 chromosome 13, T2T-MFA8v1.1 DNA region contains:
- the PEX13 gene encoding peroxisome biogenesis factor 13 — MASQPPPPPKPWETRRIPGAGPGPGPGPTFQSADLGPTLMTRPGQPALTRVPPPILPRPSQQTGSSSVNTFRPAYSSFSSGYGAYGNSFYGSYSPYSYGYNGLGYNRLRVDDLPPSRFVQQAEESSRGAFQSIESIVHAFASVSMMMDATFSAVYNSFRAVLDVANHFSRLKIHFTKVFSAFALVRTIRYLYRRLQRMLGLRRGSENEDLWAESEGTVACLGAEDRAATSAKSWPIFLFFAVILGGPYLIWKLLSTHSDEVTDSINWANGEDDHVVARAEYDFAAVSEEEISFRAGDMLNLALKEQQPKVRGWLLASLDGQTTGLIPANYVKILGKRKGRKTVESSKISKQQPSFTNPTLPKGAMVADSLDEQEAAFESVFVETNKVPVAPDSTGKDGEKQDL, encoded by the exons atCTGCTGATTTGGGTCCTACTTTAATGACAAGACCTGGACAACCAGCACTTACCAGAGTGCCCCCACCTATTCTTCCAAGGCCATCACAGCAGACAGGAAGTAGCAGTGTGAACACTTTTAGACCTGCTTACAGTTCATTTTCTTCTGGATATGGTGCCTATGGAAATTCATTTTATGGAAGCTATAGTCCTTATAGTTACGGATATAATGGGCTGGGCTACAACCGCCTCCGTGTAGATGATCTTCCACCCAGTAGATTTGTTCAGCAAGCTGAAGAAAGCAGCAGGGGTGCATTTCAGTCCATTGAAAGTATTGTGCATGCATTTGCCTCTGTCAGTATGATGATGGATGCTACCTTTTCAGCTGTCTATAACAGTTTCAGGGCTGTATTGGATGTAGCAAATCACTTTTCCCGACTGAAAATACACTTTACAAAAGTGTTTTCAGCTTTTGCATTAGTTAGGACTATACGGTATCTTTACAGAAGGTTACAGCGGATGTTAGGTTTAAGAAGAGGCTCTGAGAATGAAGACCTCTGGGCGGAAAGTGAAGGAACTGTGGCATGCCTTGGTGCTGAGGACCGAGCAGCTACCTCAGCAAAATCATGGCCAATATTCTTGTTCTTTGCTGTTATCCTTGGTGGTCCTTACCTCATTTGGAAACTATTGTCTACTCATAGTGATGAAGTAACAG ACAGCATCAACTGGGCAAATGGTGAGGATGACCATGTAGTCGCCAGAGCAGAATATGATTTTGCTGCCGTATCCGAAGAAGAAATTTCTTTCCGGGCTGGTGATATGCTAAACTTAGCTCTCAAAG AACAACAACCCAAAGTGCGTGGTTGGCTTCTGGCTAGTCTTGATGGCCAAACAACAGGACTTATACCTGCAAATTATGTCAAAATTCTTGGTAAAAGAAAAGGTAGGAAAACGGTGGAATCAAGtaaaatttccaagcagcaaCCTTCTTTTACCAACCCAACACTACCTAAAGGAGCCATGGTTGCTGATTCTTTGGATGAACAGGAAGCTGCCTTTGAATCTGTTTTTGTTGAAACTAATAAGGTTCCAGTTGCACCTGATTCCACTGGGAAAGATGGAGAAAAGCAAGATCTTTGA